A genome region from Sphingorhabdus sp. SMR4y includes the following:
- a CDS encoding MerC domain-containing protein, translating into MFTTAKFWDRDGLMVRDGLWDRIAVLVSGLCLAHCVATIAFVALLSSAGGMFLNPLVHEIGLGIAIALGFFALGRGVLDHGYIMPVAVGSLGLGMMMGAITLGHESGHDGREVLYTMLGVGLLALAHDLNYRATH; encoded by the coding sequence GTGTTCACGACAGCGAAATTCTGGGACAGAGATGGTCTGATGGTCAGGGATGGCCTTTGGGACCGTATCGCAGTGCTTGTTTCCGGCCTGTGCCTTGCGCATTGTGTCGCAACCATCGCCTTTGTAGCGCTTCTCTCATCGGCAGGCGGCATGTTCCTCAATCCGCTGGTCCATGAAATTGGTCTGGGAATCGCTATTGCCCTTGGTTTCTTTGCTCTGGGTCGCGGCGTGCTGGATCATGGCTATATCATGCCGGTTGCGGTCGGCAGCCTGGGACTGGGAATGATGATGGGCGCAATCACGCTCGGACATGAAAGCGGACATGATGGTCGCGAGGTCCTGTATACCATGTTGGGCGTCGGTTTGCTGGCTTTGGCCCATGACCTGAATTACCGCGCCACCCATTAA
- a CDS encoding Fur family transcriptional regulator — MGKHDHHEHHGESLADAARANLEKSGEKWTDTRAAIFEALAGFSRPASAYDIAELVSAARGKRVAPNSVYRILDLFVANNLAMRIESANAYLANSHPGCEHDCIFLVCDSCGEATHIDDDPLSQQVRKVAKNQGFNSIRPVIEVRGICQKCS; from the coding sequence ATGGGAAAACATGATCATCATGAGCATCACGGCGAATCCTTGGCCGACGCAGCGCGCGCCAATCTGGAGAAATCCGGTGAGAAGTGGACGGATACCAGAGCCGCAATCTTTGAAGCGCTGGCCGGGTTCTCCCGTCCGGCATCGGCCTATGACATTGCCGAGCTGGTTTCTGCCGCGCGCGGCAAGCGCGTCGCACCGAACAGCGTCTACCGGATACTCGATCTGTTTGTAGCGAATAATCTCGCGATGCGGATCGAAAGCGCCAACGCCTATCTCGCAAACAGCCATCCCGGTTGCGAGCATGATTGCATTTTTCTGGTCTGCGACAGCTGCGGTGAGGCCACCCACATCGATGACGACCCACTGTCCCAGCAAGTGCGCAAAGTGGCAAAGAATCAAGGCTTCAATTCCATCCGACCGGTGATCGAGGTACGCGGCATCTGCCAGAAATGCAGTTGA
- the dxs gene encoding 1-deoxy-D-xylulose-5-phosphate synthase, which produces MPVSNTPLLDNVSFPADLRKLKPTQLRQFADELRTEVIDTVSTTGGHLGAGLGVVELTTAIHYVFNTPDDRLIWDVGHQCYPHKIITGRRDRIRTLRQGGGLSGFTKRSESEYDPFGAAHSSTSISAALGFAIANKLNDKPGRGIAVIGDGAMSAGMAYEAMNNAEAAGNRLVVILNDNDMSIAPPVGGLSAYLARIVSSREFLGVRQLARRIARKLPKPLHDAARKTDEFARGMTMGGTLFEELGFYYVGPIDGHNLEHLIPVLENVRDAAEGPCLVHVVTEKGKGYKFAEEAADKYHGVAQFDVVSGKQNKGPGGGPPAYQNVFGETLAKLADSDSRICAITAAMPSGTGVDRFAKAHPDKAFDVGIAEQHGVTFAAGLAAQGMRPFCAIYSTFLQRAYDQVVHDVAIQNLPVRFAIDRAGLVGADGSTHAGSFDITYLATLPNMVVMAAADEAELAHMTYTASLHDSGPIAFRYPRGNGTGVPIPEKLEQLEIGKGRIVKQGSKVAILSLGARLEEAKKAAERLEARGLSTTVADLRFAKPLDEELIRKLLTSHEVAVTIEEAAVGGLGAHVLTYASDNGLTDAGLKIRTMRLPDIFQEQDKPDLQYAEAGLDADGIVDTVLKALRHNSASVEDAGARA; this is translated from the coding sequence ATGCCAGTTTCGAATACACCATTGCTGGATAATGTCTCCTTTCCAGCCGATCTGCGCAAATTGAAGCCCACGCAACTCCGCCAGTTTGCCGACGAGCTGCGCACGGAAGTGATCGACACCGTATCCACCACCGGTGGTCATCTGGGTGCCGGTCTGGGCGTTGTCGAACTGACCACAGCCATCCACTATGTCTTCAATACTCCTGATGATCGCCTGATCTGGGATGTCGGCCACCAATGCTATCCGCACAAGATCATCACCGGACGTCGCGACCGGATCCGGACCCTTCGTCAGGGTGGCGGTCTCTCCGGTTTCACCAAGCGCTCGGAAAGCGAATATGATCCTTTCGGCGCCGCGCACAGCTCGACCTCGATCAGTGCGGCCCTCGGCTTTGCCATTGCCAACAAACTGAACGACAAGCCGGGCCGCGGTATCGCCGTGATCGGCGACGGCGCGATGAGCGCCGGCATGGCCTATGAAGCGATGAACAACGCGGAAGCAGCCGGCAACCGGCTGGTCGTCATTCTCAATGACAATGACATGTCGATTGCCCCGCCGGTCGGCGGCCTGTCCGCCTATCTCGCCCGGATCGTATCCTCGCGCGAATTTCTTGGCGTGCGGCAGCTTGCCCGGCGCATCGCGCGCAAGCTGCCGAAACCGCTGCACGACGCCGCCCGCAAGACCGACGAATTCGCCCGCGGCATGACCATGGGCGGCACCCTGTTTGAAGAGCTGGGCTTCTATTACGTCGGCCCGATTGACGGGCATAATCTGGAGCATCTGATTCCGGTGCTGGAAAATGTCCGCGACGCGGCTGAGGGGCCCTGCCTGGTCCATGTCGTCACCGAAAAGGGCAAAGGCTATAAATTCGCCGAGGAAGCCGCCGACAAATATCACGGCGTTGCCCAGTTTGATGTGGTGTCCGGCAAGCAGAACAAGGGCCCGGGTGGCGGACCGCCGGCCTACCAGAATGTCTTCGGCGAAACGCTGGCCAAGCTTGCCGACAGCGACTCCCGCATCTGCGCGATTACCGCAGCCATGCCATCGGGCACCGGCGTTGACAGATTTGCCAAGGCGCATCCCGACAAGGCCTTTGATGTCGGCATTGCCGAACAACACGGCGTGACCTTCGCCGCCGGCCTCGCGGCGCAAGGCATGCGGCCGTTTTGCGCTATCTATTCGACATTTCTCCAGCGCGCCTATGATCAGGTCGTCCATGATGTGGCGATCCAGAATCTGCCGGTCCGCTTTGCTATCGATCGCGCCGGCCTGGTCGGTGCGGATGGCAGCACCCACGCCGGATCTTTCGACATCACCTATCTGGCCACATTGCCCAATATGGTAGTGATGGCGGCAGCGGACGAGGCCGAACTGGCGCATATGACCTACACGGCGTCCTTGCATGACAGCGGCCCGATTGCCTTTCGCTATCCGCGCGGCAATGGCACCGGCGTCCCGATCCCCGAAAAGCTGGAACAGCTGGAAATCGGCAAGGGCCGGATCGTCAAGCAAGGGAGCAAGGTGGCAATCCTGTCGCTCGGCGCCCGGCTGGAAGAAGCCAAAAAGGCGGCAGAACGACTGGAAGCGCGCGGCCTGAGCACAACCGTTGCGGACCTCCGCTTCGCCAAACCGCTCGACGAAGAATTGATTCGCAAATTGCTGACCAGCCATGAAGTCGCGGTCACGATAGAGGAAGCGGCCGTTGGCGGCCTCGGCGCGCATGTGCTTACCTATGCGTCAGACAATGGCCTGACCGACGCCGGCCTGAAAATTCGCACCATGCGTTTACCCGATATATTCCAGGAGCAGGACAAGCCGGACCTGCAATATGCCGAAGCCGGACTGGATGCCGATGGCATTGTCGATACTGTGCTCAAGGCGCTCCGTCACAATAGTGCCAGCGTTGAGGATGCAGGAGCGCGCGCCTAG
- a CDS encoding pyrimidine 5'-nucleotidase: MPPELSHIDHWIFDLDNVLYPVECDLFALIDVKMGEYIAQTLECDLVEARKIQKAFFHDHGTTLAGLMHHHGTDPADFLEFVHDIDMDRLAPAPLVRDAIAALPGEKLVFTNADRPYALKVLERRGLDGLFHQMHDILDTGLVPKPQTAAYESLIAATGIDPTRALFVEDMARNLRPAKDLGMTTVWINTGAEWAGREHDPAYIDHEITDLESWVTGLHKEKEETPT, encoded by the coding sequence ATGCCACCCGAACTCTCCCATATCGATCACTGGATTTTTGATCTCGATAATGTGCTCTATCCGGTCGAGTGTGATCTGTTCGCGCTGATCGACGTCAAGATGGGCGAATATATCGCCCAGACCCTGGAATGTGATCTGGTTGAGGCGCGCAAAATCCAGAAGGCTTTTTTCCATGACCATGGCACCACGCTTGCCGGCCTGATGCACCATCACGGTACCGATCCGGCAGACTTTCTGGAATTTGTCCACGATATCGACATGGATCGTCTGGCGCCGGCTCCGCTGGTTCGCGATGCCATTGCCGCTCTGCCGGGCGAGAAGCTGGTTTTCACCAATGCTGACCGGCCATACGCCCTCAAAGTGCTGGAAAGACGCGGACTGGATGGCCTGTTTCACCAGATGCACGATATATTGGACACCGGTCTCGTGCCAAAACCACAAACAGCCGCTTACGAGAGTCTGATCGCCGCCACCGGCATCGACCCGACCCGTGCGCTGTTCGTCGAGGATATGGCACGCAATTTGCGCCCGGCGAAAGATTTGGGCATGACCACTGTGTGGATCAACACTGGCGCAGAATGGGCTGGTCGCGAGCATGATCCCGCCTATATTGACCACGAAATTACAGATCTGGAAAGCTGGGTCACCGGCCTCCACAAAGAGAAGGAAGAAACACCGACATGA
- the dapD gene encoding 2,3,4,5-tetrahydropyridine-2,6-dicarboxylate N-succinyltransferase, whose protein sequence is MTAALQTIIDDAWDKRESLGLTTQGEIRDAVDSALAMLDNGSGRVAEKKDGQWVVNQWLKKAVLLSFRLNDNKVIEGPGGANHWDKVPSKFAGWGENRFREAGFRSVPGSIVRQGAHIGRGVVLMPSFVNIGAFVDEGTMVDGWATVGSCAQIGKNVHISGGAGIGGVLEPLQADPVIIEDGAFIGARAEVAEGVRVGEGAVLSMGVYLGASTKIVDRDTGKIWMGEVPPYSVVVPGTLPPKVAVDGAPQPSLYCAVIVKTVDAQTRSKTGINELLRD, encoded by the coding sequence ATGACCGCAGCATTGCAGACCATCATCGACGACGCCTGGGACAAACGGGAATCCCTCGGCCTGACAACGCAGGGCGAGATCCGCGATGCCGTGGATTCCGCGCTGGCCATGCTCGACAATGGCAGCGGCAGGGTCGCCGAGAAAAAGGACGGCCAGTGGGTGGTCAACCAGTGGCTGAAAAAAGCGGTGCTGCTCTCCTTTCGCCTGAACGACAACAAGGTCATCGAAGGCCCCGGCGGCGCCAATCACTGGGACAAGGTACCGAGCAAATTTGCCGGCTGGGGTGAAAACCGGTTCCGCGAGGCCGGCTTCCGTTCGGTGCCCGGTTCGATCGTCCGTCAGGGCGCGCATATCGGCCGCGGTGTCGTGCTGATGCCCAGCTTTGTCAATATTGGCGCCTTTGTCGACGAAGGCACGATGGTCGATGGCTGGGCGACAGTCGGCAGCTGCGCGCAGATCGGCAAGAATGTCCATATCTCAGGCGGTGCCGGTATCGGCGGCGTGCTGGAACCGCTGCAGGCCGATCCGGTGATCATCGAAGATGGCGCCTTCATCGGCGCCCGGGCGGAAGTCGCCGAGGGTGTTCGCGTTGGCGAGGGCGCGGTGCTCTCCATGGGCGTCTATCTCGGTGCGTCGACCAAGATCGTCGACCGGGACACCGGCAAGATCTGGATGGGCGAAGTTCCGCCTTATTCGGTCGTTGTGCCCGGCACATTGCCGCCAAAAGTCGCTGTCGATGGCGCGCCGCAGCCCTCGCTCTACTGCGCCGTGATCGTCAAGACCGTCGACGCGCAGACCCGGTCCAAGACCGGTATAAACGAATTGCTGCGCGACTGA
- a CDS encoding carotenoid oxygenase family protein yields MATGVDQVKVTLEPNDHPYRNGAWTPVFEELNTDDLEIIGTIPADIDGLYIRNTENPVHDSIGRYHPFDGDGMIHALRIRDGKASYRNRFVRTEGFEAEQQEGGPLWVGIMGKPDDSRRPGWGAHGSVKDSSSTDVVVHAGAILSTFYQCGEGYRLDPETLETLGTADWVPEDGISAHPKVDEATGELLFFNYSTKPPYLHYGVVGADNQLKHCIPVELPGARLPHDMAFTENFAIFNDCPLYWKPELIERNLYIPAYHPDEPTRFGIIPRRGQPEDIKWFDASPTYVLHWTNAYEDGDEIVLDGYFQNEPVPPPLTDFPAGYESMGASIDLHSFKPELHRWRFNMKTGETSEETLFNDYPVEFGMTNQQYAGRPYRYVYSVTGEPGWFLFNGLTKHDLETGEAEHISFGEQRFGSEAPFIPRPSATSEDDGYLISFITDMKQNRSECVILDAQNISAGPVCTIILPHRISSGTHATWASAEQLG; encoded by the coding sequence ATGGCAACGGGGGTGGACCAGGTGAAGGTGACGCTGGAGCCCAATGACCACCCCTATCGCAACGGGGCCTGGACCCCGGTTTTCGAAGAACTGAATACGGACGATCTCGAAATAATCGGCACGATTCCGGCCGACATCGACGGCCTGTACATCCGCAACACGGAAAATCCGGTGCACGACAGCATCGGCCGCTACCACCCGTTCGATGGCGACGGCATGATCCACGCGTTGCGGATCCGGGACGGCAAGGCCAGCTATCGCAACCGCTTTGTCCGGACCGAAGGCTTCGAGGCCGAGCAGCAGGAAGGCGGCCCCTTGTGGGTCGGAATCATGGGCAAGCCCGATGACTCCAGACGCCCGGGCTGGGGCGCGCATGGCAGCGTCAAGGACAGCAGCTCGACCGATGTCGTGGTCCATGCCGGCGCGATCCTCTCGACATTCTATCAATGTGGCGAAGGCTATCGGCTCGATCCGGAGACGCTGGAAACACTGGGCACGGCGGACTGGGTGCCGGAGGACGGCATTTCGGCCCACCCGAAGGTCGACGAAGCCACCGGCGAACTGCTGTTCTTCAACTATTCCACCAAGCCGCCCTATCTCCATTATGGTGTGGTCGGCGCGGACAATCAGCTCAAGCATTGCATACCCGTCGAGCTGCCCGGCGCGCGCTTGCCGCATGATATGGCGTTCACCGAGAATTTTGCCATTTTCAACGACTGCCCGCTCTACTGGAAGCCGGAACTGATCGAACGGAATCTCTATATTCCCGCTTATCATCCGGACGAACCGACCCGCTTCGGCATCATCCCGCGCAGGGGCCAGCCGGAGGACATCAAATGGTTCGATGCCAGTCCGACCTACGTGCTGCACTGGACCAATGCCTATGAAGATGGCGATGAAATCGTCCTCGACGGCTATTTCCAGAACGAGCCGGTGCCGCCACCGCTGACGGATTTCCCGGCAGGCTATGAAAGCATGGGCGCGAGCATCGACCTGCACAGTTTCAAGCCCGAACTGCACCGCTGGCGCTTCAATATGAAGACCGGCGAAACCAGCGAAGAGACTTTGTTCAACGACTATCCCGTCGAATTCGGGATGACCAACCAGCAATATGCCGGCCGGCCCTACCGCTATGTCTATAGCGTCACTGGCGAGCCGGGCTGGTTCCTGTTCAACGGCTTGACCAAACATGATCTCGAGACCGGCGAAGCGGAGCATATTTCCTTTGGCGAGCAACGCTTCGGTTCGGAAGCGCCCTTCATTCCGCGTCCCAGTGCCACGTCCGAGGATGACGGCTATCTGATCAGCTTCATCACCGACATGAAGCAGAACCGGTCGGAATGTGTCATCCTCGATGCGCAGAATATTTCGGCCGGTCCGGTTTGTACGATCATTTTGCCGCACCGGATATCGAGTGGCACCCACGCGACCTGGGCTTCGGCGGAGCAGTTGGGTTAA
- the ruvB gene encoding Holliday junction branch migration DNA helicase RuvB — translation MTEDRLQSPERKVEDIDAALRPKTLDEFIGQEAARGNLRVFIEAAKGRSEALDHVLFFGPPGLGKTTLAQIIARELGVGFRATSGPVIAKSGDLAALLTNLEEGDVLFIDEIHRLNPVVEEVLYPAMEDRALDLIIGEGPSARSVRIDLPQFTLIGATTRQGLLTTPLRDRFGIPVRLNFYTTEELEKVVHRAARLLDLDIAPDGATEVARRARGTPRIAGRLLRRVRDFANVAGTRLVDRKIADESLVRLEVDSIGLDAMDRRYLYMIADVYKGGPVGVETLAAGLSEPRDTVEEVIEPYLIQLGLIARTARGRTLNDRGWKHLGLTPPAGKEVDGELFD, via the coding sequence ATGACTGAAGACCGCCTCCAATCCCCCGAACGCAAAGTTGAAGATATAGACGCCGCGCTGCGGCCGAAAACGCTCGACGAGTTTATCGGGCAGGAGGCGGCGCGCGGCAATCTCCGGGTGTTTATCGAAGCGGCCAAGGGGCGCAGCGAGGCGCTGGATCATGTGCTGTTCTTTGGCCCTCCCGGTCTGGGCAAGACCACGCTGGCGCAGATCATTGCGCGGGAACTGGGGGTCGGCTTTCGCGCGACTTCCGGGCCGGTCATTGCCAAATCGGGCGATCTGGCGGCGCTGCTGACCAATCTCGAAGAAGGCGATGTCCTGTTTATCGACGAAATTCACCGGCTCAATCCGGTGGTCGAGGAAGTGCTCTATCCGGCGATGGAAGACCGCGCGCTCGATCTGATCATCGGCGAAGGCCCGTCGGCGCGCAGCGTGCGGATCGACCTGCCGCAATTCACCCTGATCGGCGCGACCACGCGCCAAGGGTTGCTGACCACGCCTTTGCGCGACCGGTTCGGCATTCCGGTGCGGCTCAATTTCTATACCACCGAAGAGCTGGAGAAAGTCGTCCACCGTGCTGCGCGCCTGCTTGATCTCGATATTGCGCCGGATGGGGCCACCGAAGTGGCGCGCCGTGCGCGGGGTACGCCGCGGATTGCCGGTCGCCTGCTCCGCCGGGTGCGGGATTTTGCCAATGTCGCGGGCACGAGACTGGTCGACCGCAAAATCGCTGATGAATCGCTCGTCCGTCTCGAAGTCGACAGCATCGGTCTCGACGCGATGGACCGGCGCTATCTTTACATGATTGCGGACGTCTACAAGGGCGGTCCGGTCGGTGTGGAGACACTGGCGGCGGGTCTTTCGGAACCGCGGGATACGGTGGAGGAAGTGATAGAGCCCTATCTGATCCAGCTCGGCCTGATTGCCAGGACCGCGCGCGGCCGGACGCTCAATGATCGCGGGTGGAAGCATCTCGGCCTGACGCCGCCTGCCGGCAAAGAGGTGGACGGGGAGTTGTTTGACTAA
- the ruvA gene encoding Holliday junction branch migration protein RuvA, with the protein MIAKLTGTIDEIGTDTIVLDVNGVGYLVFCSSRTISTIGGKGDGATIYTEMQVSETDMRLMGFASGSERDWFRLLISVQGVGGKVALAILSALEPGEISRAVATGDKAMVSRANGVGPKLALRIVNELKDKVGGIATDPVAGAGGAVHAPSDNSADAVSALQNLGFKPADASAAVAAADAEIGDGATLDALVRLALKKAAK; encoded by the coding sequence ATGATCGCAAAACTGACCGGCACCATCGACGAAATCGGCACGGACACTATCGTGCTCGACGTAAATGGCGTCGGCTATCTGGTCTTCTGTTCCTCCCGCACCATCAGCACGATTGGCGGCAAGGGCGATGGCGCGACCATCTATACCGAAATGCAGGTCAGCGAGACCGACATGCGGCTGATGGGCTTTGCCAGCGGCTCGGAGCGCGACTGGTTCCGCTTGCTGATCTCGGTGCAGGGCGTCGGCGGCAAGGTCGCGCTGGCGATCCTGTCGGCGCTCGAACCGGGCGAGATTTCCCGCGCCGTGGCGACCGGCGACAAGGCAATGGTCAGCCGCGCCAACGGGGTTGGACCGAAACTGGCGCTGCGGATCGTCAACGAACTGAAGGACAAGGTCGGCGGCATTGCGACCGATCCGGTGGCTGGCGCTGGCGGGGCGGTGCATGCCCCTTCGGACAACAGCGCCGACGCGGTCAGCGCGTTGCAGAATCTGGGTTTCAAACCGGCGGACGCGAGCGCAGCGGTGGCAGCGGCCGATGCCGAGATAGGCGATGGCGCGACTCTGGATGCGCTGGTGCGGCTGGCGCTGAAGAAGGCGGCGAAGTGA
- the ruvC gene encoding crossover junction endodeoxyribonuclease RuvC, whose product MIILGLDPGLGTTGWGVIVADGNRLSHIANGQIKTDSKMALASRLLKLDLELTDLLLEYKPDAAAVEEVFVNSNPQSTLKLGQARGVVLLGASRTGIEVGEYSAKTVKKSVVGVGKADKDQVQAMIKILLPGVKLAGADAADALAVAITHAHHRKR is encoded by the coding sequence ATGATCATCCTCGGTCTCGACCCGGGTCTTGGCACCACCGGCTGGGGGGTGATCGTCGCGGACGGCAATCGCCTGTCCCACATCGCCAATGGCCAGATCAAGACCGACAGCAAGATGGCGCTGGCCAGCCGGTTGCTGAAGCTCGATCTTGAGCTGACCGACCTGCTGCTGGAATATAAGCCGGATGCGGCAGCGGTCGAGGAAGTGTTCGTCAACAGCAATCCGCAGAGCACATTGAAGCTCGGGCAGGCGCGCGGCGTCGTGCTGCTCGGCGCTTCGCGCACAGGAATCGAAGTCGGCGAATATTCGGCGAAAACGGTCAAGAAATCGGTGGTCGGTGTCGGCAAGGCGGACAAGGACCAGGTGCAGGCGATGATCAAGATCCTGCTGCCCGGCGTAAAACTGGCCGGCGCCGATGCCGCCGATGCGCTGGCGGTGGCTATCACCCACGCGCATCACAGGAAGAGATAG
- a CDS encoding DUF3147 family protein: MWEFAAKAALAGVIVALVATIAQRQPSFGALVASLPLISILGMIFLWYARPDAENMALHAEATFWYVLPSLPMFLLIPAMLRNGIGFFLSLAAGSALTISLYLIMAFVGRRIGLPL; this comes from the coding sequence ATGTGGGAATTTGCCGCCAAGGCCGCACTCGCTGGAGTGATCGTGGCTCTGGTGGCAACCATCGCCCAGCGCCAGCCCAGCTTCGGGGCGCTTGTCGCCTCGCTGCCCCTGATCTCGATACTGGGCATGATCTTTCTCTGGTATGCGCGCCCTGACGCGGAAAACATGGCGCTGCACGCCGAGGCGACCTTCTGGTATGTGCTTCCATCTCTTCCAATGTTCCTGCTGATCCCGGCGATGCTGCGCAATGGCATCGGCTTTTTTCTGTCACTGGCGGCCGGATCCGCGCTGACGATCAGCCTCTATCTGATCATGGCCTTTGTCGGGCGCCGTATCGGGCTGCCCCTCTGA
- a CDS encoding YebC/PmpR family DNA-binding transcriptional regulator, with amino-acid sequence MAGHSKFNNIKHRKGAQDKKRAAQFSKLSREITVAAKSGMPDPDFNPRLRLAVNSAKAVSMPKDNIQRAIEKASANEGDDYSEIRYEGFGPGGVSLIIETLTDNNNRTFTNVRTIMSRNGGNLGESGSVSHGFDRVGYIQYPTSVGDEEKVLEAAMEAGAEDISSDEDGHEIWTAMEDLHEVSGALEKTLGEAASVKLAWRPTVQVEVDQEQAETLLNLIDLLEDDDDVQTVWGNYDVSDEIMEKLNAG; translated from the coding sequence ATGGCAGGCCATAGTAAATTTAACAATATCAAGCATCGCAAGGGCGCGCAGGACAAGAAGCGTGCGGCGCAATTTTCCAAGCTCTCGCGCGAGATCACCGTGGCGGCCAAGTCGGGCATGCCGGACCCGGATTTCAATCCGCGGCTGCGGCTGGCGGTCAACAGCGCCAAGGCGGTGTCGATGCCGAAGGACAATATCCAGCGGGCGATCGAAAAAGCCTCGGCCAACGAAGGCGATGACTATAGCGAGATCCGCTACGAAGGCTTCGGCCCCGGTGGCGTGTCGCTGATCATCGAAACGCTGACCGACAATAATAACCGCACTTTTACCAATGTTCGCACAATCATGTCGCGAAATGGTGGCAATCTGGGTGAAAGCGGCTCGGTTTCACACGGTTTTGACCGGGTTGGCTATATCCAGTATCCGACCAGCGTCGGTGACGAGGAAAAGGTTCTCGAAGCGGCGATGGAAGCGGGCGCGGAGGATATTTCTTCCGATGAGGACGGCCATGAAATCTGGACCGCGATGGAAGACCTGCACGAGGTTTCCGGTGCGCTGGAAAAGACATTGGGCGAAGCGGCCAGCGTGAAACTGGCTTGGCGTCCGACGGTCCAGGTCGAAGTCGACCAGGAGCAGGCCGAGACCCTGCTCAACCTGATCGATCTGCTGGAAGATGATGATGACGTCCAGACCGTCTGGGGCAATTATGACGTGTCCGACGAGATCATGGAAAAGCTGAACGCCGGCTGA
- a CDS encoding type II CAAX prenyl endopeptidase Rce1 family protein has product MGRLRSTAADLIAFIRAPTTIAHMSGQHRRLADIGWLFLLNCLIVLAIAMVLFPMMAVFGVEMSGGMADLFNLPLPQILLLVVIVGPITEELIFRTWISGQPRLLIIFLAIIAWFAGSYYIPTLAPAGSLQTATIALVAVIAVAMLVGVICFWKSPVPRWYRRIFPLVFWSQALLFGFVHVFNYAGDNPVALLPFVLPQLVGGLIWGYARVQYGWWSSIVMHMAYNLIVTSGLVYVLLTQPALV; this is encoded by the coding sequence ATGGGTCGATTGCGGTCCACCGCTGCTGATCTGATCGCTTTCATTCGCGCTCCGACAACTATCGCACATATGTCTGGGCAGCACCGGCGGCTTGCAGATATCGGCTGGCTGTTTCTGCTGAATTGCCTGATCGTTCTGGCCATCGCGATGGTGCTGTTCCCGATGATGGCGGTTTTTGGTGTCGAGATGTCGGGCGGCATGGCGGACCTGTTCAATCTTCCGCTGCCGCAAATCCTGTTGCTGGTGGTAATCGTGGGGCCGATCACCGAAGAATTGATTTTTCGAACCTGGATCAGTGGCCAACCGCGATTGCTGATCATTTTTCTCGCGATCATCGCGTGGTTTGCCGGATCCTATTATATCCCGACCCTCGCCCCTGCCGGATCGTTACAAACCGCGACCATCGCGCTGGTCGCTGTCATTGCGGTCGCGATGCTCGTCGGCGTGATATGCTTCTGGAAATCGCCGGTGCCCCGGTGGTACCGGCGGATCTTTCCGCTGGTGTTCTGGAGCCAGGCGCTGCTCTTTGGCTTTGTGCATGTGTTCAACTATGCCGGCGACAATCCCGTCGCACTGCTGCCATTCGTGCTGCCGCAACTGGTCGGCGGCCTGATCTGGGGCTATGCCAGAGTCCAATATGGCTGGTGGTCCAGCATCGTCATGCACATGGCCTATAATCTTATCGTCACCAGCGGACTGGTCTATGTCCTGCTGACGCAGCCGGCGCTGGTCTAA
- a CDS encoding heavy metal-binding domain-containing protein, whose amino-acid sequence MIVTTTPTVEGRAIRDYRGIVIGEVIVGANLFRDLFASITDIVGGRSGKYENVLKRARDEALAEMEAEAAKAGGNAVVGVDLDYEVVGDKGSMLMVSASGTAVVVG is encoded by the coding sequence ATGATCGTTACCACCACACCCACTGTCGAAGGTCGTGCGATCCGCGATTATCGCGGGATCGTGATTGGCGAGGTCATCGTTGGCGCAAACCTGTTTCGCGATCTGTTTGCCAGCATTACCGACATTGTCGGTGGCCGCTCGGGCAAATATGAAAATGTGTTGAAACGCGCGCGCGACGAAGCGCTGGCGGAGATGGAGGCCGAGGCGGCCAAGGCTGGCGGCAATGCTGTGGTCGGTGTCGATCTCGACTATGAGGTCGTTGGCGATAAGGGGTCGATGCTGATGGTATCGGCATCGGGGACTGCTGTGGTGGTCGGTTAG
- a CDS encoding DUF2312 domain-containing protein: protein MSEGNVAADQLRLFIERIERLEEEKKGMADDIRDVYSEAKSQGYDAKIMRQIVRLRKMETHDRQEMEAILDTYKAALGLA, encoded by the coding sequence ATGAGCGAAGGCAATGTTGCCGCAGACCAGCTGCGTCTGTTTATCGAGCGTATCGAACGGCTGGAAGAAGAGAAAAAGGGCATGGCGGATGATATCCGCGACGTTTATTCCGAAGCGAAATCGCAGGGCTATGATGCCAAGATCATGCGCCAGATCGTTCGTCTGCGGAAGATGGAAACCCATGACCGTCAGGAAATGGAAGCCATTCTTGACACCTATAAGGCGGCGCTTGGCCTCGCCTGA